In the genome of Vibrio ziniensis, the window AACTAAAGACTTTGCGTACAAAACGAAAGGTTCAGTTTTAAATTCGACGGAAAGCGCTTTTTTTAACGCTCTGAAGACTGCGGTAGGTGAGCATGGTGTCGTATTAGCGAAAGTGAATATGGCCAATCTAATCTCGCCAACCAAAACCAATAATAAGAAACAGTGGTTCATTGCCTATAACCGTATTGCAAAAAGCTATTTTGACTTCGTTGTTTGCGACGCTCGAACATTGGAACCGAGGGTAGTGATTGAACTTGATGACGGAAAGGAACTAAAAAAAGGCAAAGTTGAACGCGAGAAGCTTCTTATTCATGTGTGTAAGTCAGCAAACATTCCATTAATTGGTACCAATGTAAAATTGAGCTATCAGGTCAGTAAGTTAAGAAGGTTATTAGCCGCGCATATTGATCTTATTGAATCAGATAAAGAAGTACGTTTTTGTAAACGTTGCGGTAGTCCGATGGTGATTAAAACGGCCAGCCAAGGCGATTTCAAGGGGCGCCGATTTTTTACCTGTAGCCGCCAGCCACACTGTACTTATACCGAAAACTACAACGTGGTGTATGAGCTGGACAACTATGATGAAGATTTGGATATTGAACGCTTAGATTGAGAAAGTATCTTAGCAAGTGCTGGTATCTTCAGTGAAATCTTTTGAAGGGCGACTTAAACGGACTTGATTACGTCCGTTTTCTTTTGCCTGATAAAGCTGAATATCTGCCAGCTTTAGCAAATCACTGAGTTTGTCACCATCACTATATTCGCAGATGCCGACACTCAATGTAATCTGAATCCTCTTGTCTCCGAATGCAAAAATATGGTGACTCATCATCGAACGAACTCGTTCACCGATTTGCTCTGCTTGCTCAATCGGATGATCAAATAGTGTTACGCAAAATTCTTCACCCCCGATTCGGTAAAGATTATCATCTCCCACCACTTGGCATAACAATCGAGTGGTTTCCATTAACACTTTGTCACCCGCATCATGCCCATATTGGTCATTCACTTTTTTGAAATAATCTAAATCAACGAAAAGCAGGCAAAGCTTTGTGTCTTGGTCTTTATTCGATTCAAAATAATGAAATGTCGAAGTGAGTGAAAGGCGGTTATGAGCGCCTGTTAATGAATCTCGAGATGCTAAATAAGTTAGAGAGTTTTCTATGTTGCCTCGATTGAGCTCATAGATGTGAGCGATAATCCAAACGCATATGTAGCAAGCGATGAGGTTAATGAAAGTCGGAAATGCTGCAAACGATTCGTGTGAATCAACCTTGTGATAGATGCTCGCAAGATGAATAGCAAGAACAGCAAAACAGAAAATCCTACCTCGATTTAAACCCAATAATGAATAGAAGAACACAGGGAATAGCATGGTCCACAAATAAGTACCGTGTTCTATTGGTTGAGTATAGATGCTAGTCGAAGCGACAAAGGTAAGTAGGTAAACAAACCCATGTATGTGGAATTTTTTATGTTTGTTTTTCTTGGCTAGTTGATATGCATAGAAAGAGTATGAACCTAACGCTAGGTCCAGTGTTAAGAGGAAATAATTGCCTGTAACTTGGAAATGGAATACTGAGAAGCACAGTGCAATAAATGAAATGAAAAGACTTACTCCCGCCAAAACGGAAGCTCTAAGAGTGTGTGAGTTATCGAAAATATGAACGTCCATTCACTACTTTGATGTCAGCTATCATTGTCATTTTTTACATAAATTCCATATTACGTTTTTGGAGTAATCAATCAATCTGTTTTTTGGGTGAATATCACAAAATCAAAGAGAAGTGGTTTGTTTGTGTCTTATTAATAAGATTGTTTCTAACGGTCGAAAAATAAAAGTTTTGCTAGTGTGAATAAAAAATCAGCAAACTGTCGATAGAAGAGCCAATTAGTTCAAAAACATAGAAATTGCACTTGCATGGTTCAGTCTCTGTCGATAATATCGCTTTCGTTCTAAAGCAGTGCGTCCGTAGCTCAGTTGGTTAGAGTATCGCCTTGACATGGCGGGGGTCGGTGGTTCGAGTCCACTCGGACGCACCATTCATTTTGTTAAGAATACTTAGAACACAGAATTTGGGTCTATAGCTCAGTTGGTTAGAGTACTACCTTGACATGGTAGGGGTCGGCGATTCGAGTTCGCCTAGACCCACCAAATTTATAAGATAGCCCACCTTTTTAGGTGGGCTTTTCTTTGCGTGTAATTTGTGATTCCCATAGTTATCTTCTGTTTTAAACACGTTAAAATCGATTTTGCAACAGTTCTGAAGGTAAGTGACTAATGGCTAGGGCTTATAATTTTTAAATTAGTGTGCTAGTTCTAAAGTTTATTTAGCGCTGTTTGTCGTCTAATCCTTCATTATTATAAAAAATACTAATATCAACGTCGGTTTTAATTGCATGCCTATCAACACACATCATATTATTAGTTTTGTGAATAAGGTGTTACTCGCCATTTAGGTTAGGCTACAACACCGAGTATTAGATTCGAACATTGTCTAAGTAGGGAGGGTCAATGAAACAGTTTCTTTTGAAAGCCCTCATTGTTGGGATGCGCGAATGCTGAGACTTTTTTTTACTACCTTATTTACGTTCATTTTTTCAGTGAACATAGCTTATGCTAATTATACCGGAAGTGGAGATTTAATTACTGGTATAGAGCATTTTCAGGAGCCTTCCGAGCAGCCTATGAACTTGGTGGAAGCTCAAGAGTATTTTCAACAAAACCCTGTGTTTTCAGCAAGAAGCAGCCTACTTAATTTTGGTATCAGTGATAAAGCGAGTTGGGTTCGATTATCACTAAATAATACCAGCAAAGACTCCGTTTTCAAACGTCTTACTGCCGGGCAGACGTGGTTGGAGAGAGTCGATGTCTACTTGGTCACGGATACACTGAACCAGCACTGGTATTCAGGAGATGGTGAGAGAGCAAATCATCATTTGATTCCAGATGTCGGAATTGTTTTTGATCTGGAAGTGCCTGCTGGTGAAAGCGCCATTTTAATCAGAGCTCAGTCATTTGATCCTATGACTTTGCCGATAGAATTAATTACCAACGAAGAAGCGAGACAGAAAGATACTATTAATCATGTGATGTCAGGGATCTTGTATGGCATTCTGTTCGCACTTGTCGGTTATAACATTATTCTCTTTTTCACATTGAAGCAGGCTGACAGTTTATATTATTGCCTTTATATCGCTTGTTTTATTGTGATGAATTTAGGCTATAGCGGATATGCCTTTTTGTGGTTGTATCCCGATTCACCGACAATACAAAACTACAGCACACT includes:
- a CDS encoding DUF2726 domain-containing protein; translated protein: MTNIFIVVAILVLFFYVIQKTVTRRDETKDFAYKTKGSVLNSTESAFFNALKTAVGEHGVVLAKVNMANLISPTKTNNKKQWFIAYNRIAKSYFDFVVCDARTLEPRVVIELDDGKELKKGKVEREKLLIHVCKSANIPLIGTNVKLSYQVSKLRRLLAAHIDLIESDKEVRFCKRCGSPMVIKTASQGDFKGRRFFTCSRQPHCTYTENYNVVYELDNYDEDLDIERLD
- a CDS encoding GGDEF domain-containing protein, coding for MDVHIFDNSHTLRASVLAGVSLFISFIALCFSVFHFQVTGNYFLLTLDLALGSYSFYAYQLAKKNKHKKFHIHGFVYLLTFVASTSIYTQPIEHGTYLWTMLFPVFFYSLLGLNRGRIFCFAVLAIHLASIYHKVDSHESFAAFPTFINLIACYICVWIIAHIYELNRGNIENSLTYLASRDSLTGAHNRLSLTSTFHYFESNKDQDTKLCLLFVDLDYFKKVNDQYGHDAGDKVLMETTRLLCQVVGDDNLYRIGGEEFCVTLFDHPIEQAEQIGERVRSMMSHHIFAFGDKRIQITLSVGICEYSDGDKLSDLLKLADIQLYQAKENGRNQVRLSRPSKDFTEDTSTC